Genomic segment of Melanotaenia boesemani isolate fMelBoe1 chromosome 10, fMelBoe1.pri, whole genome shotgun sequence:
ACCcatttttcctgtatttacacaaaagctgctgctgaggcAGTGATCAGTGACTGTACACTCAAATGTAAGATGTGAGCTTTATCAGCACTGCAGGTCTTGCAGAAAACCAAGAGCCAATGTTGAGTCCATGTTTATGCCTTGCTGTGCTTATTCAGGCCAAGCAGGTGTTCAGTTGAGCTGCATCCAGTGATTCAGACTAGCATGTCCAACCCATTATTCTCTCTTCATCCACGCCTGTCTcagtagatttttttcctttacgaGTACTTTGCATTGTTCTTTGCTGCTAACCAGAACACAAGACAGTGAGTAGTAAAGGGACCTAGATGCAAGAAAAGACACAATTGTATAGAAGTTACAGAACTGTTATTATGTTCTGCAGAAGAATAAGCTAGTTTTTCTTGAGTATACAGTAATATTCTACCTAAAATTCTGGTGATCTTCATCTTCACATGGACGTGATCTATGCTAACACTGGAAGcatattttaagaaataaaaacacaaaagctatATATAAGATCCCTGTAGGTATCAGATCAATAAATGTAAATCAGCATATAAGCCGAAGACAGTTGAGACCTGGAGGAGGTGCAGAAGCAGTAATCTAGAGGTCTGTAGCAGAATATGTAATGACCTCCTAATGTTAACACTTTGTAAATATACATGCTGACGTACTTTTCTCTCTTATACGTAATCCCATAATTTACCTGTACACTCGAATGTGATGGAATGCAACTGTTCAGTCATTAAATCGCTTAAAATGTAATTAGTTTCTATTCTTGGCACTTTATTAGTTCAGTTGTGTTTCAGTATTAAGGTTATTAAtagtttaaagtaaatttaaataaatattactgtATCATTGAAATAATTTATACGTTCTGTTAGTCACTCTATAAATCCCTCTTAACAGAGCCAAAAGATGAGCATTCACTCCTGAAGGCTATAAATTGCTGCCTAAACTTGAGTGCCCTGTAGGACGTACATTATCAACAAAGAACTATTCCAAGTAGATTAATAGAGCGCATGAATCCCCAGCAAATGAGAAGGAAATGCCTGTGTAATGTATACCCAAACTAAAAAGAGAACTGCTCTTAATCCATTTGTAGTAAACGCTTGGTCTTCCTTAAAAGGCAGCATTCGAAATTTTTCTCCCAATCAGTTAAAATCACATTACGTGTAACAGAAATAGGGTAACAGATGTTtaatcacacacactcaaaacagcatttctcataaaaaaaacaaaacaaacaaaaaaaaaaacccagaaacgACAGAACGTGACCattctacacacacatacagatgaAACAAGACGGAAAAAAGTCAAGTAATGggtaaaataataatgacattATCCATTTGGAGCGCTTGATATTCCTTggataaaagtttaaatgatcAAGGATTAAAGTTTTATACCTCTATGCTCACTATGTTAGAGGTGAATGAGTTTAAAACAATAATGCATGACCGATCCAAACAATCCCAGAGTATGAACAGAACCATTAAGCATTTCCACTGGGAGacagcaataataaaaactatGAAACTTCTCTTTTCAAACACTCTGAATGTAACTGCCCTGTGAGGAATTGTGAGGAATTTAAAGCAGGTGCTGCACAATTGGTTCCTCCACAGTGTGGGGAGCAAGAAAAACAGCCCCCCTTTCTACTGGAACACAACTGACAGAACATCACATTCTCCGGCCAGCTGTGCTGTCAGTCCATGGATAACATTCAGCATGTGTGAAATATACATTCAGCATTTTCCATTCAACTCACCCACTAAAAATATCTACACTGGGGCAGCATTTTCCCTGCTTTTCTGATGTAAGATAAAGGATAAGctgataaaaactaattaaatggTTCTAGCTCACTCCTCAACACCTTGTGCGTTCCTCAAGTGATGCTGCAGCATCTGACATGGATTCctacataaaaaaatctcactGGAGATTCAAAGTTGAAGAGTTCTTTTAATTGAATCCACTCCCAAGTCTGTGAGACTGAAATGTCTTCTGGCAGAACCTTtcaaacacacacgcatgctGGTTTGCCATGTGGACCCTGTTGCAGCTTGAAATAGTTTTCCCCGTGTTTCTCTCACTCCTGTGCTAAAATAGATGCAGTCTTCTCATGAGGATGCAAGGAGtgtgaaaaagtatttattatttctcaGGATAGATTAAAACCTGGGTTGAATAATAAAGATTGGCTGTCAAGAACGGCTTTATCTAACCTTATAGAACTGATGACAATGCATTTTATTGAAATCCTGATTCTGTATGGTCTGTGGTTTTGGATTGTCTATTAATCTTGCTGCCTCCATTGCAATAGTCCAGCCCTgaacacagcactgaaacaacCCTAAACCTACTGCTGTGTAAcaatatacacattcacatCCCACAGACAGCAAATTGCTTCTCTCATTCCCCACCACGCCCTGCTTTCGTTCTCAGCCACCTGCAAAACAAACTGTGCTGGAAATTTCACTACAAATTACCCTGTGTCTGCCAAATCCCCCAGGGAGTGCTGGAAATCAAAACCCTGGATCTCCCTGCCCCCACAGAGACAGACCCTAACCTCACACACAAAATatcttgccttttttttttttttttactttatatacttttttttaaaaatttttttaaaaaattggaaaGTTTAATGTGGTTTCTTTCAAATTAAATGCAGaaacaaacctaaaaaaaactgttatctACACCGAAAAGGctgatttgaataaaaatgtgtggtAACAAAGAGGAGACAACAGATAAAAGTTTCCTGTTTACTTTTGACAGCACCTCTGTCATGAAGAATGCATGCCTCTGTGGGCTTCGAGTCAACGTGACATTGTGAAACTAAGCCTCCATTCCTGCAAAGAAAGAGTGAAAACTGAGACCTGTTTCGCTTCATGGGAAAATCAAAGGAAGGCACATACCTTAGCAGTGAATAATGATCAACAGCATAAACCTAGCAGCACTGACATTGTTAGTGCCACAGTGCCTCCTGGTGACGACTCCAACCTCAAACAGagaggaatgtcagagagagagTCAGTGGCCGATGTGCCAGAGAGATGAGTGTTGAAAGCTCCTTGGAAAAAGGATTAGGAGTGTTTATGTTGGCCAAGTGGCCCGCTGCCAGCTGCTCAAGTGTGCAAACTTCTTAAAGCTGCAGAGCTTCGGGTTGGCCATGAATCTTTTCACTCTATTTACCCTCCTCCCGAACTGTATGGATGGTTGTGCTTTGTTTAGAAGGAAAGCACCCTTCAACCCCCACCTCTATAAAAACTCCCCCAAGAAACAGCTTTTCTGAGACACTGTTCCCTCAAACCCACCCAGACACAAAGTGTGTGCTTTCATATACTTCCTGTGAATTGGTTCATTTTAACCCTAAATGCAGGAGCAGAATTTgactcaattaaaaaaatacaaaaaagaaaaaacatggatAAGGCtcagcctgggagctggaggagTGTAAAAGCTCTGCGGCCTGGAGCTGGATCAGAGCGGTGTTCGTGAGCTGTCGTTATGAAACGAGGGTCTCAGGtcaagaaataataaaaggcagcttcagcagcagaaCAACAAACTCCAACTTTTGCTCCTTGGTTGCCCCCTCCACGTTTTCCTGCAGTAGTACCGTTTGAAGAAGAGGACTTAAATTGAACTATCCTGTCTTTTAAAAGTTACTACAGCAGCTTAAAATGTCTCTTTAGGCTTTGAACATACTGTACAAATCGCTGCATTGCAGTGAGCATATGCCAGAGTTTCTAATTAGTTTCAGCTGCGTTGGTCTATTAATGACTGTGCTTTGATTTTTATAAAGAGTGCACAAATTTCACACATCTAATTCACAATGTATCAGACTATAAGAACAATTTTTAGCTGTCATTGTCTGAATATATAAACTTTATTCAGCTGATTGTTTCTGGATAAAATTCTAAAAACATGAACGATACTTTTGCATGTTGAAATAGAGTTGTATTATTATTGGTTATAAGGACCATATGCATATAAATCAGCAAGTTATCAAGTTTAAggtacatgtttattttcctgGTGCTGTTAGGGAAatcttgtttgtctctgtggcTGAAAAACTACGAAAAGGAATATTTAGgaatttaagttaaactttttatatacatttaataCATGCTAGTTTATCCAGGAGACAGCATGCAGTGGCGTGACACCTTGTTTTAAGTGGTTATTTTAAgaccctgttttattttctctccattttgtAGCTATCCATTAATAGTACCCTGCATTTGCAATCTGTGAGATCACTGGGTTGCTATACAGGTGTTTGCAATCACTTTACATCACTTAAAGAGGTCTACACCCTGGAGAAGGAAGGTAACCCACTTCTATTTGAACATGTTTGTAGAAATTCCTCATGAAATAGTctacttattttttctttttttttttttttgccagaaaactgtttttaattcttCAATCTTTTGAACTTTTGGTTCTCTGACTCTCTTAACTTCTGAGCATGCTGAACTTTTTGTTAAACTGATCAATAATTGAAATATTTGTCATGTTATTAGATTACAAACAGTTGTTTGTGGGCCTGTACTGTCAGTAACTATATCTGTTATGCAACCATATTTGGTACAGATTTACAGATTTATACATGGAGAATAAAAAATGAGTTGTCATCTTAAAAGGCTTGTTGCTGTTGGCTTGGCTCTATTCTGCAGACTTTAATTATTCTGCTAAATTATTAAACCAGAGGGTACAATATTAACAATAAATTGATCAAGTTTCAAACTGTAAAATCAATCTACATTTGATACCATCAAACACCTCGAAAACCTACTTGCTATGCAATATCTACAGATTACTAACAATAATTGAAGACCCTTTAAAGATTCTTCTATGCTGCCATCTTGTGGTAGAAGACAGTACTgcaactacaaaaataaaagtccAAAATGCTTCTGTAAGCTACAGTTCTACAATAAACAAGAATATATTGTTGTGCATGTACCATATATGTAAACCAGTCTTACTCCAGGGTAGTGTGTACCTGTGTGTATAATACAGTGTATAAGTGTAATCAAATAATCTGACTCGAAAAAGATCAGAACCAAAAGATGACAAAGACACAACATATCAGCTCATACTTCAAACTTTATGAAGACAGTCAAGAGCTGCATTTAAACTGGAACATGCCAGATAACATTCCTGCACACAAGTCAAATTTCCACCAATAAATTGTTTACAAATTGACTTATCTAATATGTCTACAGTAACATTTATCCAGGATTTGACTTAAAATACTCCACACATCACATCTACCACCTGTTTATAGTGGAGGGTTTAAGGCacttaatttaacattttattaaagttcCTTATGAATGAGTAAACTCCATTTTTCATCATGTATCACCTTGTATTTTAAAGATATCAAGATGGTACATGAAATTATTAAACCAGTTTAGTATATTGCACCACATTGTTACTGTAAACAAACTCACACGTTTGGCTTTTTCAGGCCCTGaggagattttaaaaaaaggcatgaGATGCACAGCAGTAACTaaacaataaacacaaacacaaatatgcTCAAACCCATCCAAAATACATGGATCGTTAGCAGTTTTAGTGCTGTAACTAAAGTCATCTTCTAGGCAAAAGTTCAAAACGATATTGCTGGAGTGGGACAAACATAACAGATGAATAATTTAATGACAGCGAGGTGATATGTGCATACCGATAACAGGCCTCAGATGAAAGACAGTTTGTGATACAAAAGTGCATTTTCTCCACCCAAACTAATACATTTTATAACTTATCTTCTGGGTGCATCTTGTGAGGAAGTTAAAGGTTTTAACAAATGTCAAGAATTCTAGAAAAATTTTTGGCAAACATGgcaacattttaataaaaaaagacatgactTGTTTTTGCCCTAAACTGTGACTAAAACAGTATCCAGCTCATTTCTCTTCACTCTTTTTATGATCATTAGTGTCTCAAGGATCTGCATCAAGGATCACAGTTATGGCAtaatttgggggggggggggggctgctgaTTTAAGACCACTTAGTTTTGGGAAAAATACTGATTCGGCTGGCTTTATGATTGTCATGTAATTACAACATTCTTAAAGATGCTTCTGGATTTCTGATTACTTCTCTATCCTGGCTCTTGAAATTGCTCGGGCGCTCTTGTACCGAGGCCTGTCCCTGAAGTGTTTGAAGAGGTAGATAGCTGTAAAGCAGCATCTGTTGGTGAAGCTCCATTATCtctagttttaaaataaatgacataaaataatGGCAGGACAATACCGATCAGGAGCATTGCTATTACAGCGTTCCACCACTGGATTCCCCAGTCGGCACCGTGGCTGCTCAGGCGCGGTCGTCTGAAACTGAACCTTTGCGGCTTCTCACTGTTGTCCAAGAAATCCTCGTCGTGATCAGTTGTGGTCTGAATCAATTTGTCGATATCACTATCGACTTCCATTAGAAAGTCTGTGACCTCCTGTAGATGTGACTGGGCTCTGGCTCTGTCGTGAGACCTCACTGGTGCAGGAGCTGAATGTGGCATTCCCTCTTGAAGATCAGTTGAGTCTGACAAAGTCTCTGTTAAAACACTGTGTCTCTGAACTGGTATTTTGATAGATTTCAATGCAAATAGATCTTGATCGTGCATAAGGTTGTTAATCCGCTTTATATCTGCCACCTGTTGACAGAAACAGAGCTTTGTTGTACACAAACGTCAACTCTTAATTAGGAAGAGTGTCTCAAAAACTtcaataactaaaaaaaatatttaccttACAGCCATATTGCAGTGCAATCTTGTTGAGATTATCTCCATCTAAAACCTCGCGCTCCAGCAGCTGGACATTATTCTGTCTGTCCCGCTTCATCTGCCTCATCTCCACAACGCTGACCTCCTCCTCATCTGAGGATACTGCGTTTTCGTTTGGCCTCCTCTTGAACATATACACCTGGCCATCTGCGCTGGCATGAACATCTACAGGGGCCTGGAAAGCCTGTGGGGCATGCTCTCCCCTCCGCATGACGACACACCAACCTGTAAATGTCCCCATTCCACCATTAAAGAAATGACACAACGGATATTTATTATGTGGTTCAAATAGGTACTTTTAAATTTGAAGTACCCATACAAATGCAGACGCAGCAAGCAATACGATATAACACTGACGTTTATTATGCATATTCCTGGGATCGTCATTGCCCTGCAGAATCTTGGGTTAGGAAACTGCACTTTACAACTTAATGTTACAGCCTGGAGCGTCACGTTACAACTATGTTTTGCTTTTGGCCTCCATATTGCATACCAACAAATGGACATGCAGCATAGCTGATTTGGCAAAGAAACCAAAAGGGACATTATTGGAGAtaagagcaagagataagacataAGTTGATATTGCAATGGCTGGAGAGGACTCGGAGAAGAGACAAGaagcaagatggatgccaaatgaACTCTTTCTATGGGGCATCAAAGCACAAAAAATCTGTCGAAGTTCAGTAGAGTTGCTTTCTAGTGTATTATAAAAAGATGTTAATGTGAATAATTATTTGCATTTCACGGCCCAAGTAGCTGATTGTATATTTTACCAAACACTCTACTGTTAGCCAACTGTGTTTCTGTCCACTGTTTTAGAGAATGAACCACACCATGTTACTTTCAAGAAGTGATGATTATATTATCCCACAatttatagtttatatttagGTATCCTTAGATAAAAGTACAACTACCATATCCAGAA
This window contains:
- the lysmd4 gene encoding lysM and putative peptidoglycan-binding domain-containing protein 4, giving the protein MRRGEHAPQAFQAPVDVHASADGQVYMFKRRPNENAVSSDEEEVSVVEMRQMKRDRQNNVQLLEREVLDGDNLNKIALQYGCKVADIKRINNLMHDQDLFALKSIKIPVQRHSVLTETLSDSTDLQEGMPHSAPAPVRSHDRARAQSHLQEVTDFLMEVDSDIDKLIQTTTDHDEDFLDNSEKPQRFSFRRPRLSSHGADWGIQWWNAVIAMLLIGIVLPLFYVIYFKTRDNGASPTDAALQLSTSSNTSGTGLGTRAPEQFQEPG